The Emcibacteraceae bacterium genome contains a region encoding:
- a CDS encoding L,D-transpeptidase family protein, with amino-acid sequence MEILVTPISENPSRGILKFGSKTYRCALGKGGIANEKKEGDNKSPTGRFELRSIYYRYDKLRQPIYSKVPLFATLREDGWCDDPNDKAYNQSVMLPYHASAESLWRDDDLYDVLVVLGYNDAPVVPGKGSAIFMHVARDLDDDDYVGTEGCVSLKKSDLLEILPHLTPDTLLEITRN; translated from the coding sequence ATGGAAATCCTCGTCACACCTATTTCAGAAAACCCCTCCCGCGGCATATTAAAATTCGGATCAAAAACCTATCGCTGTGCGCTTGGCAAAGGGGGGATCGCCAATGAAAAAAAAGAAGGGGATAATAAAAGTCCTACAGGCAGGTTTGAGCTTCGAAGCATTTATTATCGCTATGATAAATTGCGTCAGCCCATTTACAGCAAAGTGCCGCTATTTGCGACACTCAGAGAAGATGGATGGTGTGACGACCCCAATGATAAAGCCTATAACCAGTCCGTGATGCTACCCTATCATGCCAGTGCCGAAAGTTTGTGGCGGGATGACGATCTTTATGATGTCCTTGTGGTGCTTGGCTATAACGATGCACCAGTGGTTCCAGGAAAAGGCAGTGCCATATTTATGCATGTGGCTAGGGACCTGGATGATGATGATTATGTCGGTACAGAGGGATGTGTATCATTGAAAAAATCAGACTTGCTGGAAATTCTTCCCCATTTGACACCGGATACTTTACTGGAGATAACCAGAAACTAA
- the pspC gene encoding envelope stress response membrane protein PspC, translating to MYRHPHTPPYKKLYLDKKNAKISGVCAGLGDYFGIKPKILRIAAILGSIFFGFVFFVIGYVLLAYFLDEKPEDIYESKKESDFWNSVRTEPSNTVRDIRYKFRDIERRLRAAEAHVTSSQYNLSREIDNLDK from the coding sequence ATGTATAGACATCCCCATACTCCCCCATATAAAAAACTCTATCTTGATAAAAAGAATGCTAAAATTTCAGGGGTTTGTGCTGGCCTCGGTGATTATTTTGGGATTAAACCTAAAATTTTGCGTATTGCTGCCATTCTAGGCTCAATCTTCTTTGGCTTCGTCTTTTTTGTAATTGGATATGTCTTGCTGGCTTACTTCCTCGATGAAAAGCCGGAAGATATCTACGAAAGTAAGAAAGAAAGCGATTTCTGGAATTCGGTCAGAACAGAGCCTTCAAATACTGTACGTGATATTCGTTACAAATTTAGGGATATTGAGCGCCGGTTGCGCGCAGCAGAAGCACATGTCACTTCATCACAATATAATCTGAGCCGAGAAATAGATAATCTGGATAAATAA
- the pspB gene encoding envelope stress response membrane protein PspB: MTEVVAIVFMAVVAPLWILLHYITRWKSTKTISNEDENILGELWESAERIESRLNNIERILDIESPDWRKK, from the coding sequence ATGACAGAAGTTGTCGCAATTGTATTCATGGCAGTAGTCGCGCCACTTTGGATACTTCTTCACTATATTACAAGGTGGAAATCCACAAAAACCATATCAAATGAGGATGAGAATATCCTGGGTGAATTATGGGAAAGCGCGGAGAGGATTGAAAGCCGGCTTAACAATATTGAACGGATTCTGGATATAGAATCCCCTGATTGGAGGAAAAAATAA
- the pspA gene encoding phage shock protein PspA — protein sequence MGIFTRLTDIINSNISHILDKAEDPAKMIRMMIQEMEDTLVEVRSSAARVIADRKEIDRHIDRLNKVQDDWYAKAELALSKGREDLANAALVEKAKLVDIVLELEQDRAPLEEALAKYEADIISLEAKIKEAKQKQKSLVERQNSATTQLRVRSKLYDNRIENIMNRFSLMEKRVEETESLVEASELGREKTLHEEFVDLKANEAVADELAELKERLAKKQSKAAKK from the coding sequence ATGGGCATTTTTACCCGCCTAACCGACATAATCAATTCAAACATTTCGCATATCCTTGATAAAGCTGAAGACCCGGCCAAAATGATTCGCATGATGATACAGGAAATGGAAGACACGCTTGTTGAAGTTCGTTCTTCTGCCGCCCGTGTCATTGCTGACCGCAAGGAAATTGACCGTCATATTGACCGTTTAAACAAAGTGCAGGACGATTGGTATGCCAAAGCGGAACTTGCTCTAAGTAAAGGAAGAGAGGATTTAGCAAATGCAGCACTCGTTGAAAAAGCAAAATTGGTGGACATCGTTCTGGAACTGGAGCAGGACCGCGCTCCTTTAGAAGAGGCTCTCGCCAAATATGAAGCGGATATTATTTCGCTAGAAGCAAAAATCAAAGAAGCAAAACAAAAACAGAAATCACTGGTTGAAAGACAAAATTCTGCAACCACTCAGCTTCGTGTTCGGTCCAAACTATATGACAACCGCATCGAAAATATTATGAACCGATTTTCATTAATGGAAAAACGGGTTGAAGAAACGGAAAGTCTTGTTGAAGCGTCAGAGCTTGGCCGTGAAAAAACCCTGCATGAAGAATTCGTGGATTTGAAAGCCAATGAAGCGGTTGCAGATGAGCTCGCTGAACTAAAGGAAAGACTGGCCAAAAAACAATCCAAGGCTGCAAAAAAATAA